From the Gemmatimonadota bacterium genome, one window contains:
- a CDS encoding VOC family protein gives MANRMESTGMGITRVSHITLVTGNLERASAFYEKFLGLQPIPRPDYDFAGAWYRCGDVEIHLILAEEYPRPSRRHIAFEVADFDRVITLLDRERVRVASGPGVRPHDGTRYVFVHDPDGNLIEIGRPGNA, from the coding sequence GTGGCCAATCGCATGGAATCGACTGGCATGGGCATCACCCGCGTCAGCCACATCACATTGGTTACAGGTAACCTCGAACGCGCATCGGCATTTTACGAAAAGTTTTTGGGGCTACAACCCATTCCCCGGCCGGATTACGACTTTGCAGGTGCCTGGTATCGCTGTGGCGATGTCGAAATCCACCTGATCCTCGCCGAAGAATACCCCCGTCCTTCGCGCCGCCACATCGCCTTTGAAGTCGCTGACTTCGACCGCGTCATCACCTTGCTCGACCGCGAACGCGTGCGCGTTGCCTCCGGTCCCGGCGTGCGTCCACACGACGGCACGCGCTATGTTTTCGTACACGACCCGGATGGCAACCTCATCGAAATAGGCCGTCCGGGAAATGCGTGA
- a CDS encoding MFS transporter: protein MSKGQVASGEAEPLSPRAARRVLISLMFSSMLMPMVSGMSRVALPVIRDDFGIPADLTAWVLAAFMLPFVVLMPIYGRLSDGVDRRLLILLGTVIFGVGSAMTFMAPNMRWLMAGRAIQGIGVGGMTPMGMALLASIFSAGERGRVLGTWSAVGPAMSFSSSFVAGILIALWGWRAAFVPGLLLSVVTFVAIYRGVPSQVIGEASKFLRQFDWGGVGLLSGGIIFLMFYLSSRSVTGVAPFEDWRLLLGAGVFFAGFWWWERGRRDPFLPLNFFGNRMFCRVTFCASMRMFVQGGIGVLMPLYLVDVHHMGPALLGVFLIISSAAMTLIVRFGGQMSDRFQSRWLVMIGMFVQLTVMLGFAHLSDAISTWVIAGLLTYYGLGAGLMLAALHSTVMGTVESDQMGAAAGLYSMLRFMGMAISTALIGVVLQFFFDANLSTLDAYQKVFMVLAIFPVLGMAVGFGLREKRL, encoded by the coding sequence TTGTCTAAGGGACAGGTTGCATCCGGGGAGGCAGAACCGCTGTCTCCCCGGGCGGCTCGGCGCGTGTTGATTAGCCTGATGTTTTCGTCTATGCTGATGCCTATGGTGTCTGGCATGTCGCGGGTTGCACTGCCGGTTATTCGGGATGATTTTGGGATTCCCGCAGATTTGACGGCGTGGGTTCTGGCAGCTTTTATGCTGCCTTTTGTCGTTTTGATGCCGATTTATGGGCGTTTGAGCGATGGCGTTGACCGGCGGTTGTTGATTCTGTTGGGGACTGTGATTTTTGGCGTTGGTTCTGCGATGACGTTTATGGCGCCGAATATGCGCTGGTTGATGGCCGGGCGTGCGATTCAGGGTATTGGCGTGGGGGGGATGACGCCGATGGGTATGGCGCTGCTCGCGTCGATTTTTAGCGCGGGAGAACGCGGGCGCGTCCTGGGGACCTGGAGTGCAGTGGGTCCGGCGATGAGTTTTTCGTCGTCGTTTGTCGCGGGTATTCTCATTGCGCTTTGGGGGTGGCGCGCTGCTTTTGTGCCGGGGCTTTTGCTCAGTGTTGTGACTTTTGTCGCGATTTACAGGGGGGTGCCTTCTCAGGTGATTGGGGAGGCGTCTAAATTTTTGCGGCAGTTTGATTGGGGTGGGGTCGGTTTGTTGTCGGGCGGGATTATATTTCTGATGTTTTATCTGTCCAGCCGGTCTGTGACGGGGGTTGCCCCGTTTGAGGATTGGCGATTGCTTTTGGGTGCGGGAGTGTTTTTCGCTGGTTTCTGGTGGTGGGAGAGAGGGCGGAGAGATCCTTTTCTTCCGCTCAATTTTTTTGGCAATCGCATGTTTTGTCGGGTGACGTTTTGCGCTTCGATGCGGATGTTTGTGCAGGGCGGTATTGGGGTGTTGATGCCGCTGTATCTGGTCGATGTTCACCACATGGGTCCGGCACTGTTGGGCGTGTTTTTGATTATTAGTTCTGCGGCGATGACGCTGATTGTGCGATTTGGCGGGCAGATGTCCGATCGTTTTCAGAGTCGGTGGCTGGTGATGATTGGGATGTTCGTGCAGTTGACGGTGATGCTGGGCTTTGCCCATTTGTCCGATGCGATTTCGACATGGGTTATTGCTGGCCTGCTGACGTACTATGGGCTTGGTGCCGGGTTGATGCTGGCTGCTTTGCACAGTACGGTTATGGGGACTGTCGAGTCAGACCAGATGGGGGCTGCTGCAGGTCTTTATAGTATGCTGCGGTTTATGGGGATGGCGATCAGTACGGCACTGATCGGGGTGGTGTTGCAGTTTTTCTTCGATGCAAATTTATCTACTCTCGATGCGTACCAGAAGGTGTTTATGGTGCTTGCGATATTTCCCGTTCTGGGGATGGCGGTGGGATTTGGGTTGCGGGAAAAGAGGTTGTGA
- a CDS encoding aminopeptidase, which produces MDLHKLFTDVFHPEPDETVAVIADVPHGELRDSETWRERREMAAEWCAAWVSLGEQIGFDVLPLITFPATGAHNGNLPLDKGEPIPLRDGLARATIVNSLTQFSATAPLSAWARSHNDFRAASLPGVARRMEETALSADYTEVARRCQILMDALSQAESAQVIFTTGHKWTVDLRYREAHKDDGQLPREKANSAFPIINLPSGESFQVPYEGERDGEPSRTEGEIPVNDNGDVIVFRVENNRIVDVAGETTQAASFKAYFEEDPIRGNIAELALGCNPKAVVWGNVLEDEKAGFHWAYGRSEHLGGTIGPEQFKSPAHIVHEDIVYAKDSPIQVASLLLVSANGKTRQIIRDGEYLI; this is translated from the coding sequence ATGGACTTACACAAATTATTCACAGATGTATTTCATCCCGAACCCGACGAAACAGTAGCCGTCATTGCCGATGTACCACACGGTGAACTGCGCGATAGCGAGACCTGGCGCGAACGCAGAGAAATGGCCGCCGAATGGTGTGCGGCGTGGGTATCGCTCGGCGAACAGATTGGCTTCGACGTCCTGCCCCTCATCACCTTTCCCGCCACCGGCGCACACAATGGCAATTTGCCCCTCGACAAAGGCGAACCCATCCCCTTGCGCGACGGCCTGGCGCGAGCGACAATCGTAAATTCACTCACGCAATTCTCCGCCACCGCACCCCTATCTGCATGGGCGCGTTCACATAATGATTTTCGCGCCGCATCATTGCCAGGCGTTGCCCGACGCATGGAAGAAACCGCGCTCTCTGCGGATTATACCGAAGTGGCGCGCCGCTGTCAGATATTAATGGACGCACTCTCCCAAGCGGAATCCGCACAGGTAATTTTCACAACCGGCCACAAATGGACCGTTGACCTGCGCTACCGCGAAGCCCACAAAGACGATGGACAACTGCCCCGAGAAAAGGCAAACTCGGCATTTCCCATCATCAACTTGCCGAGTGGAGAAAGTTTCCAGGTACCCTATGAAGGAGAAAGAGACGGCGAACCGAGCCGCACGGAAGGCGAAATACCCGTCAATGACAATGGCGACGTCATCGTATTTCGGGTCGAGAACAATCGGATCGTAGATGTCGCGGGAGAAACAACACAGGCCGCGAGCTTCAAAGCCTATTTCGAGGAAGATCCAATACGCGGCAACATCGCCGAACTCGCATTGGGATGTAATCCAAAAGCCGTTGTTTGGGGCAATGTCTTAGAAGATGAAAAAGCGGGCTTTCACTGGGCTTATGGACGCAGCGAACATCTCGGCGGCACAATTGGACCAGAACAATTCAAATCCCCCGCACATATTGTTCACGAAGACATCGTCTATGCCAAAGACAGCCCGATACAAGTGGCATCACTCCTGTTGGTTTCAGCAAACGGGAAAACACGCCAAATCATCCGGGATGGCGAGTATCTGATCTAA
- a CDS encoding Gfo/Idh/MocA family oxidoreductase, translating into MSKGKVVNLALVGCGGIAGGHLRRYGEIFDKGEDRFRIVATVDSDISRAQAFADQINGKTGWAVNCYPSVEDLLNSESDLDGADICSPHGLHHVLACELLEGGVNILCEKPIGVTVKATQRIIDTARRCNRIAANAEQCRRSVGQRTIHWAFNGGPLGEPRLWYAIRSGWQDPANYPDWHWRVDRKLGGCGMVMDSGAHWVDTMRYWFGEVESVYARVEQLEQRPHKKGDDLVDDSREDFWTSIFNFESGVIGTWSWTVSAPGKGFTQLNLTGSKGTIVERDIFHPAASQARGECQFIDGTAYGVSQLQDMFLDSLSQSEKDRLFPYGLTDGMAIELWDFIDALSIGRDVEIDAEEGLKSKAVSEAIYESGKSGEVVRVSDVISGKVCAYQEDIDQMWGLV; encoded by the coding sequence ATGTCGAAAGGAAAAGTTGTAAATCTCGCGCTTGTCGGCTGTGGCGGTATTGCCGGCGGGCATCTTCGGCGGTATGGAGAGATTTTCGATAAGGGCGAAGACCGTTTTCGCATTGTGGCTACGGTTGATAGCGATATCAGCCGCGCACAGGCATTTGCCGATCAGATCAATGGGAAGACTGGATGGGCGGTCAATTGCTATCCCTCGGTTGAGGATCTGCTCAATTCAGAGTCCGATCTGGATGGGGCCGATATCTGCAGTCCCCACGGTTTGCATCATGTGCTCGCCTGCGAGTTGCTCGAAGGCGGTGTGAATATCCTGTGTGAGAAGCCCATTGGTGTGACGGTTAAAGCTACGCAAAGAATTATCGATACAGCCAGGCGCTGCAATAGGATCGCCGCGAATGCCGAACAGTGTCGTCGCAGTGTTGGGCAGCGCACGATTCACTGGGCGTTTAATGGTGGTCCGCTCGGCGAACCCAGATTGTGGTACGCCATCAGGTCGGGGTGGCAGGATCCCGCGAATTATCCCGATTGGCACTGGCGCGTGGATCGCAAACTCGGCGGGTGCGGGATGGTTATGGATAGCGGCGCGCACTGGGTGGATACCATGCGTTACTGGTTTGGGGAAGTGGAGAGTGTTTATGCGCGCGTGGAACAACTTGAACAGCGTCCCCATAAGAAAGGCGATGATCTGGTCGATGATAGTCGCGAGGATTTTTGGACCAGTATTTTCAATTTTGAAAGTGGCGTGATTGGCACGTGGTCGTGGACGGTTAGTGCGCCGGGAAAGGGTTTTACCCAGCTCAATCTCACGGGGAGCAAGGGTACGATTGTGGAGCGCGATATTTTCCATCCGGCGGCGTCTCAGGCGCGCGGTGAATGCCAATTTATAGATGGTACGGCGTATGGCGTGTCCCAGCTTCAAGATATGTTTCTCGATTCATTGAGTCAGAGCGAAAAGGATCGCCTCTTTCCCTATGGGCTGACCGATGGCATGGCGATTGAATTGTGGGATTTTATCGATGCGCTGAGTATTGGACGCGATGTGGAAATCGACGCGGAAGAGGGGCTTAAGAGCAAGGCCGTGAGTGAGGCGATTTACGAGTCTGGGAAAAGCGGAGAGGTCGTCAGGGTGAGCGATGTGATATCCGGCAAGGTCTGCGCGTATCAGGAGGATATTGACCAGATGTGGGGGTTGGTGTGA
- a CDS encoding sugar phosphate isomerase/epimerase, whose translation MELCYFADEIDKADFDKSVRLGVEAGATGIELRGGIWGKRVQEIDNDELQRVQDVLAKYNVTVMSVGSPVGKCAHDSAEEKAEHQRIFDRMIELAKAFDTTVIRGFSLWNPNRRKGDRANRPGVENYLDVIVPFLGPIAKIAEREGVTLSLENEGATIAGTCAEARTVADALGDTSGFSFCWDVNNGIGCGEQAIPDGYEQIKGRITHLHVKPNPDKELDPIRDSDIKYEDLLKMVLSDGYTGNVSIEHWGSPDLMLKGVRQLRAVLDNL comes from the coding sequence ATGGAACTGTGTTATTTTGCAGATGAAATCGACAAAGCCGACTTTGATAAATCTGTGCGCCTGGGCGTAGAAGCGGGTGCAACGGGAATTGAACTGCGCGGCGGCATCTGGGGCAAACGCGTCCAGGAAATCGACAACGACGAACTGCAGCGCGTCCAGGACGTACTGGCAAAATACAATGTAACCGTTATGTCCGTCGGCTCGCCCGTGGGCAAATGCGCGCACGACAGCGCCGAAGAAAAAGCCGAACACCAGCGCATATTTGACCGCATGATCGAACTCGCAAAAGCATTTGATACAACCGTCATCCGCGGATTTTCCCTCTGGAACCCCAATCGACGAAAAGGAGACCGGGCAAATCGACCCGGTGTTGAGAACTATCTCGACGTCATCGTGCCATTTCTCGGCCCCATAGCCAAAATAGCCGAACGCGAAGGCGTCACCCTATCGCTGGAAAACGAAGGCGCGACCATTGCCGGCACCTGTGCGGAAGCCAGAACAGTTGCCGACGCCCTCGGCGACACATCGGGATTCAGCTTCTGCTGGGATGTGAACAACGGCATCGGATGTGGCGAACAGGCCATCCCCGATGGATACGAACAGATCAAAGGACGGATCACCCATCTGCACGTCAAACCCAACCCCGACAAAGAACTGGACCCCATTCGCGACAGCGATATAAAATACGAAGACCTGCTCAAAATGGTCCTATCAGACGGTTATACGGGCAACGTGAGCATCGAACACTGGGGATCCCCAGACCTCATGCTAAAAGGCGTGCGGCAACTGCGCGCTGTACTGGACAACTTGTAA
- a CDS encoding amidohydrolase family protein, producing the protein MLIDAHNHPNWHGFNAEKILKNMDEQNIDQLWLFSWEAPEDEYSPSYHKVLPPTGVCIPLEDVIQVGRTAPDRFVLGYMPHPKRPDAIDRLKAAVEIHGIRVASELKVRVVFDDPDALRLYHVCGDMGLPITIHLDYPIDHGRGDYPRPNWWYGGSIEAFERAIIACPETNFIGHAPGFWAHISGDGKFDKEAYPKGPVEPGGKVPQMLKKYDNLYADLSAGSGLTAISRDEAFGRQFLIDFQDSLLFGRDYFDTRLMDYLQRLNLPKEAFDKITYQNAQRLLGDG; encoded by the coding sequence ATGTTAATCGACGCGCACAATCATCCAAACTGGCACGGATTCAACGCCGAAAAAATATTGAAAAACATGGACGAGCAAAACATCGACCAGCTATGGCTATTCTCCTGGGAAGCGCCAGAAGACGAATACAGTCCCAGTTATCACAAAGTATTGCCCCCAACAGGCGTGTGCATCCCCCTCGAAGACGTGATACAGGTAGGGCGCACAGCCCCTGACCGATTTGTACTGGGATACATGCCACATCCAAAGCGACCCGACGCAATTGACCGTTTGAAAGCAGCCGTAGAAATTCACGGGATTCGGGTTGCCAGCGAACTAAAGGTCAGAGTCGTATTCGACGACCCAGATGCCCTCAGACTCTACCACGTCTGCGGTGACATGGGCCTGCCAATCACAATCCATCTCGACTACCCCATCGATCACGGACGCGGGGATTACCCGCGACCCAACTGGTGGTATGGCGGCAGCATCGAAGCATTTGAACGGGCGATTATTGCATGTCCCGAAACCAACTTCATCGGCCATGCCCCCGGATTCTGGGCGCACATTTCCGGCGACGGCAAATTTGACAAAGAAGCGTATCCCAAAGGTCCAGTCGAACCGGGCGGCAAAGTCCCCCAGATGCTCAAAAAATACGACAATCTATACGCCGACCTCTCCGCGGGATCGGGACTGACCGCAATCAGCAGAGACGAAGCATTTGGCAGACAATTCCTGATCGACTTTCAAGACAGCCTGTTATTTGGAAGGGATTATTTTGACACGCGCCTGATGGATTATCTACAGCGCCTGAACCTGCCAAAAGAAGCATTCGACAAAATAACATATCAAAATGCACAGAGGTTATTGGGTGATGGCTGA
- a CDS encoding RNA polymerase sigma factor RpoD/SigA, with translation MSAALMSYSTSNGTNGGSSSALELYFKDIAYSELLTPQEEIDLAKRIRKGDRKSLNKMIESNLRFVITIAKEYQGRGLLLEDLIAEGNMGLVRAATRYDETVGVKFTTYAVWWIRQGILSALAEKARMVRLPVNKIKHLSKLERISSELKQSLGREPRIEEIAAQAELHPKQVQDLLSASRWHVSFDMPLEDGPDTSLLEMLSDNDQETPEEAMLESSMAEEIHTALNTLAPRDARVLRLYFGINSGETMTLEQIGNILNLTKERVRQIRDKALAALKHPSRMRKMRTLLMEN, from the coding sequence ATGTCTGCCGCACTGATGAGTTACAGTACCTCAAACGGAACAAATGGAGGCAGTAGTTCCGCACTGGAACTCTATTTCAAAGACATCGCCTATAGCGAATTGCTCACGCCACAAGAAGAAATTGATCTGGCCAAGCGCATTCGCAAAGGAGACCGCAAAAGTCTCAATAAAATGATCGAATCCAATTTGCGATTCGTCATTACCATAGCCAAAGAATATCAGGGACGCGGCCTGCTCCTGGAAGACCTCATCGCCGAAGGCAACATGGGTCTTGTTCGCGCGGCCACCCGCTACGATGAAACCGTAGGCGTCAAATTCACCACATATGCAGTCTGGTGGATTCGGCAGGGCATCTTATCGGCATTGGCAGAAAAAGCCCGCATGGTGCGACTGCCCGTCAACAAAATCAAACACCTGAGCAAATTGGAACGCATATCCTCAGAACTCAAACAATCGCTGGGACGCGAACCGCGCATTGAAGAAATCGCTGCACAGGCCGAACTGCACCCCAAGCAAGTGCAAGACCTCCTCAGCGCCTCGCGGTGGCATGTCTCGTTCGACATGCCCCTTGAAGACGGTCCTGACACCAGCTTGCTGGAAATGTTGTCAGACAACGACCAGGAAACTCCCGAAGAGGCCATGCTCGAAAGCTCTATGGCAGAGGAAATACACACCGCGCTCAACACATTGGCTCCGCGCGACGCCCGCGTATTACGCCTCTATTTCGGCATTAACAGCGGTGAAACAATGACGCTGGAACAAATTGGCAACATCCTCAACCTGACCAAAGAGCGCGTGCGCCAAATACGCGACAAAGCCCTGGCGGCACTCAAGCATCCCTCTCGTATGCGTAAAATGAGAACCCTACTGATGGAGAATTAA
- a CDS encoding aldolase/citrate lyase family protein produces the protein MATPNRILERYRNGEKAVGVQMSFVSEIVIEVAAKMGMDFISLDGQHGALTLPTIETVCRLCDAYGMTPTMRVVDQSEAAILTALDRGMQMITVPNLQTAEEAERIVQFGFYGPLGRRSAMSQRVAYGLNDTSDSRKIFEFTNDNTIIVPQLESKTAFDNLDEILQVDGLMFFAGGPQDIAQSMGYPGEPNHPECIAAYEAACDKVRAAGKHMSGDVMVSLDAFGAIYDAGKALLEAHGRECGMKIG, from the coding sequence ATGGCTACACCAAATCGCATTCTCGAGCGTTATCGCAATGGCGAAAAAGCCGTTGGCGTGCAGATGAGTTTTGTTTCGGAAATTGTGATCGAAGTGGCGGCTAAGATGGGGATGGATTTTATTTCGCTGGATGGGCAGCACGGCGCGTTGACGCTGCCGACTATTGAGACGGTCTGTCGCCTTTGCGATGCTTATGGTATGACGCCGACTATGCGGGTTGTGGATCAGTCCGAGGCGGCTATTTTGACGGCGCTGGACCGGGGCATGCAGATGATTACGGTGCCCAATTTGCAGACTGCCGAGGAGGCCGAGCGGATTGTCCAGTTTGGTTTTTACGGGCCTTTGGGACGTCGGAGTGCGATGAGCCAGCGCGTGGCTTATGGTTTGAATGATACCAGCGATAGTCGGAAGATTTTTGAGTTTACCAATGACAATACCATTATTGTGCCTCAGCTCGAGAGCAAGACGGCTTTTGACAATTTGGATGAGATTCTCCAGGTTGATGGGCTTATGTTTTTTGCGGGCGGTCCGCAAGATATCGCGCAGTCTATGGGGTATCCCGGAGAGCCGAATCATCCAGAGTGCATAGCGGCGTATGAGGCGGCGTGTGATAAGGTGCGTGCGGCGGGGAAGCATATGAGTGGCGATGTGATGGTTAGTTTGGATGCTTTTGGGGCGATTTACGATGCGGGGAAGGCGTTACTCGAAGCACACGGCCGCGAGTGTGGTATGAAGATTGGTTGA
- a CDS encoding sulfatase, whose product MPNIIIITTHDTGRHFGCYGVDTVHTPAIDAIADDGFKFTNYFTTSPVCSPSRGAMLTGRYPQSNGLIGLTHSPWDWCFNEGERHLSHILRDAGYHTALFGLQHEASNTEDLGFEATFAQRDETGRRANALVVARALADFLRAGAGSKTPFYAQVGFFETHRPHDFGDVGPDDSQGVDVPPYLVDDETSRRELALQQGAIRRVDEAVQIIADALKESGLEDDTLLVFTVDHGIEFPRAKWFCYDAGIGVALLMRWPGGGVRGGQSCGHLLSNVDFLPTLMDLIQHPIPDNVEGLSFVSVFKDPDAEPTRDAAFSIFQGSDSRSVRTDRYKFIRNFSPRRLIDVPVDMTDPPRPRIKQPVAQLYDLEKDPNEFEDVADKPEYRDVYNALSQRLWQWMEDVNDPSLKSPIPTPYYWEAMAEYNTRKEG is encoded by the coding sequence ATGCCGAATATTATCATTATCACCACGCACGATACGGGGCGGCATTTTGGGTGTTATGGTGTCGATACGGTGCATACGCCTGCGATTGACGCGATTGCCGATGATGGGTTCAAGTTTACCAATTATTTTACGACGAGTCCGGTGTGTAGCCCCAGCCGGGGAGCTATGCTTACGGGGCGCTATCCGCAGAGCAATGGGTTGATTGGGTTGACGCATTCGCCGTGGGATTGGTGTTTTAATGAGGGGGAGCGACATCTTTCGCATATTTTGCGGGATGCGGGCTATCATACGGCTCTTTTTGGGTTGCAACACGAGGCGTCTAATACTGAGGATTTGGGTTTTGAAGCGACTTTTGCACAGCGCGATGAAACGGGCCGCCGCGCAAACGCGCTTGTGGTTGCGCGTGCTCTGGCGGATTTTCTCAGGGCAGGTGCGGGTTCTAAGACGCCATTCTACGCGCAAGTCGGTTTTTTTGAGACGCATCGTCCGCACGATTTTGGCGATGTGGGACCCGATGATAGTCAGGGTGTTGATGTGCCGCCTTATCTGGTTGATGACGAGACATCGCGGCGGGAACTCGCTCTGCAACAGGGTGCTATTCGCCGCGTTGATGAGGCGGTTCAGATTATTGCCGATGCTCTGAAAGAGAGTGGGTTAGAAGACGATACGCTGCTGGTTTTTACGGTTGATCACGGTATTGAGTTTCCGAGGGCGAAGTGGTTTTGCTATGATGCAGGTATTGGCGTTGCATTGCTTATGCGCTGGCCCGGTGGGGGTGTTCGGGGGGGACAGAGTTGTGGACATTTGCTCAGTAATGTCGATTTTTTGCCCACGCTTATGGATCTCATACAGCATCCCATTCCGGATAATGTGGAGGGTTTGAGTTTTGTTAGTGTGTTCAAAGATCCGGATGCGGAACCCACGCGGGATGCGGCTTTTTCGATTTTTCAGGGTAGCGATAGTCGCAGTGTTCGCACCGATCGCTATAAGTTTATTCGCAATTTCAGTCCGCGGCGCCTGATAGATGTGCCCGTGGATATGACCGATCCCCCAAGACCGCGTATCAAACAGCCAGTGGCACAACTCTACGATCTGGAAAAAGATCCCAATGAGTTTGAGGATGTCGCCGATAAACCCGAATACCGGGATGTTTATAATGCGTTGAGCCAGCGTCTGTGGCAATGGATGGAAGATGTGAATGATCCGTCGCTTAAAAGTCCGATTCCCACGCCGTACTATTGGGAGGCGATGGCGGAATATAACACGAGAAAGGAAGGGTAA